Proteins encoded within one genomic window of Streptomyces sp. NBC_01314:
- a CDS encoding alpha/beta fold hydrolase gives MPQSVPAQTPERGPSPRPVEKVELVAGDVRLSGLLALPPRGEPRAVLVALHGGGMGAGYFHGQADPSISLLSLAAAAGYAALALDRPGYGVSAGPLPQGMRLAEQAVCVRAALRAYAVEHGRRTSFFLVGHSLGGKLALTMVATAEPEDRLLGVDVSGVGERWALSRAQLAAAGELYDHRLHWGPLALYPPGTFRMAQHLVGPIPPREAEEIPHWPRRYAGLAHRIRVPVRFTFAEHERFWACDPAALRDLTTPLASPLVCTDHVIGAGHNISLGYAARRYHLSVLSFLEECRGRVSR, from the coding sequence ATGCCACAGTCCGTCCCGGCACAGACACCCGAACGGGGCCCGTCACCCCGCCCAGTGGAGAAGGTCGAGTTGGTGGCGGGGGACGTACGGTTGTCAGGACTGCTCGCCCTTCCACCCCGGGGCGAGCCGCGCGCCGTGCTCGTCGCTCTCCACGGCGGGGGGATGGGCGCGGGCTACTTTCACGGCCAAGCCGATCCGTCCATCTCGTTGCTTTCCCTCGCCGCCGCGGCCGGTTACGCCGCCCTCGCCCTGGACCGCCCCGGCTACGGTGTTTCCGCGGGCCCTCTTCCGCAGGGCATGCGCCTGGCCGAGCAGGCCGTCTGTGTGCGGGCGGCGCTGCGGGCGTACGCCGTTGAGCATGGACGGCGCACCTCGTTCTTCCTGGTGGGCCACTCACTCGGCGGCAAACTCGCCCTGACCATGGTCGCGACGGCGGAACCGGAGGACAGACTGTTGGGGGTGGACGTCTCGGGAGTGGGGGAGCGATGGGCCCTGTCACGCGCTCAACTGGCCGCCGCAGGGGAGCTGTACGACCACCGTCTGCACTGGGGGCCGCTCGCGCTGTATCCGCCCGGCACGTTTCGAATGGCGCAGCACCTCGTCGGCCCCATCCCGCCCCGCGAGGCCGAGGAGATCCCCCACTGGCCCCGGCGATACGCCGGACTGGCCCACCGCATCCGGGTTCCGGTGCGCTTCACCTTCGCCGAGCACGAGCGCTTCTGGGCCTGCGACCCTGCGGCCCTACGCGACCTGACCACCCCTTTGGCCTCCCCGCTGGTGTGTACCGACCATGTGATCGGGGCCGGACACAACATCAGCCTCGGCTACGCGGCACGCCGCTATCACCTGAGCGTGCTGTCCTTCCTTGAGGAATGCCGCGGCCGTGTCTCCCGTTGA
- a CDS encoding NADPH-dependent FMN reductase, translating into MSSKHLRLAVVVGSVRNGRMGIDVARWVAARAVPHGRWEVDLVDLAEHPLPLAVPGMGQPLDAEVQRLKDGITPRLAAADAFVVVTPEYNHSYPASLKNVVDWHPQEWAAKPVGLVSYGGMGGGIRAAEHLRQVLPEVHALTIRETLSFHNAWGAFENGGAPQGAEAAAKTFLDQLAWWADALYVARLNRSYQF; encoded by the coding sequence ATGAGCAGCAAGCACTTAAGGCTGGCCGTGGTGGTCGGCAGCGTCCGTAACGGCCGGATGGGCATCGATGTGGCCCGATGGGTGGCGGCCAGAGCGGTCCCGCACGGGAGGTGGGAGGTGGACCTCGTGGACCTTGCCGAGCACCCACTGCCGCTCGCCGTCCCGGGTATGGGCCAGCCGCTGGATGCCGAGGTGCAGCGCCTCAAGGACGGGATCACGCCCCGGCTGGCCGCGGCCGACGCGTTCGTGGTGGTCACGCCCGAGTACAACCACTCCTACCCGGCCTCGCTCAAGAACGTGGTCGACTGGCATCCGCAGGAGTGGGCGGCCAAGCCGGTGGGCCTGGTGTCCTACGGGGGAATGGGCGGGGGCATACGGGCCGCGGAGCATCTGCGGCAGGTGTTACCGGAAGTGCACGCGCTGACGATCCGCGAAACACTCTCCTTCCACAACGCCTGGGGCGCTTTCGAGAATGGAGGAGCACCGCAGGGCGCGGAGGCAGCGGCGAAGACGTTTCTTGACCAACTGGCCTGGTGGGCGGACGCGTTGTACGTCGCCCGGCTCAACCGCTCTTACCAGTTCTGA
- a CDS encoding response regulator transcription factor, with the protein MPQQASRFRTTVEPSGRFDVKDIPIPSTNRWHVLVIEVDDRAATSLSRHLEEHGHRVRRARTGMEALRARQDAEVILMDFELPDVDGLDMCRSLTATSDIPLLAVTSRADETDRVLGLRAGADDYIVKPYGFQELLARMEAVMRRASPTRQEQRVLRVGPLVLEPVIRSVQLHGERFDLTRKEFDLLHVLMVRPGAVVSRQQLMQCVWQETESAQSRTLDTHVAALRRKLGSTDWILTVRGVGFRLGRP; encoded by the coding sequence GTGCCGCAACAGGCCAGTCGGTTTCGTACGACCGTCGAACCGTCCGGACGGTTCGACGTGAAGGACATCCCCATACCGAGCACCAACCGATGGCACGTGCTGGTCATCGAGGTCGACGACCGGGCGGCCACCAGCCTCAGCCGGCACCTGGAGGAACACGGGCACCGAGTACGCCGGGCGAGGACGGGCATGGAAGCACTCCGGGCGCGGCAGGACGCCGAGGTCATCCTGATGGACTTCGAACTCCCCGACGTGGATGGCCTGGACATGTGCCGGTCCCTCACGGCGACCTCCGACATCCCGCTACTGGCCGTCACCTCTCGCGCTGACGAGACCGACCGTGTGCTGGGGCTGCGAGCCGGCGCGGACGACTACATCGTCAAGCCGTACGGCTTCCAGGAACTCCTCGCACGTATGGAGGCCGTGATGCGCCGCGCCTCCCCCACCCGCCAGGAGCAGCGGGTGCTGCGTGTGGGGCCGCTCGTTCTCGAGCCCGTCATCCGCTCGGTGCAGCTCCACGGCGAGCGGTTCGACCTCACCCGCAAGGAGTTCGACCTGCTCCATGTGCTCATGGTGCGGCCGGGCGCGGTGGTGAGCCGTCAGCAACTCATGCAGTGCGTATGGCAAGAGACGGAATCGGCACAGAGCCGCACCCTGGACACGCATGTGGCCGCGCTGAGGCGGAAGCTCGGCTCGACCGACTGGATTCTCACCGTGCGCGGTGTTGGTTTCCGCCTCGGCCGACCGTGA